Proteins from a genomic interval of Candidatus Woesearchaeota archaeon:
- the sppA gene encoding signal peptide peptidase SppA: MALQTKKDQEKGTQKKSWLRWLFVLLIIGAVLIVSMLIAGVIAFLFAGDSSSYGGSGNVAVIPITGIILTERSSGFFSDDVTSSTDIVAFIEQAENDPTIKAILFEINSPGGSAVASDEIGTAIKKTTKPTVAWIREVGASGGYWVASTTDVIVANRMSITGSIGVVASYLEFSGFLRRYNITYQEMTGGTYKELGSPMKSLSDSERALLQQKIDRIHAYFIQEVADNRNLDKATVKEIATGEFFLGVEAKDLGLVDVLGGQDEVFAILEESIEETPQLVRYEKKRTLFDVLGEVFSQQSFYIGQGIGTTLVNQATRSPQVQITT, translated from the coding sequence ATGGCACTCCAAACAAAAAAAGATCAGGAAAAAGGCACCCAGAAAAAGAGCTGGCTTCGCTGGCTGTTTGTCCTTCTGATTATCGGTGCTGTCCTTATCGTGAGCATGCTCATCGCTGGAGTCATTGCGTTTCTTTTTGCAGGAGACTCCTCGAGTTATGGAGGAAGCGGCAATGTTGCCGTCATTCCGATTACAGGAATCATTCTAACTGAACGTAGCTCCGGGTTCTTTAGCGATGATGTTACTTCCTCAACAGACATCGTGGCTTTTATTGAACAAGCTGAAAACGATCCTACGATTAAGGCAATTCTTTTCGAAATCAACTCTCCTGGAGGTTCGGCAGTTGCGAGTGATGAGATTGGCACAGCAATAAAAAAAACAACCAAGCCAACCGTTGCCTGGATTCGTGAGGTAGGTGCATCTGGTGGATACTGGGTTGCCTCAACAACCGATGTTATTGTGGCAAATCGCATGTCCATTACCGGAAGTATAGGCGTTGTTGCTTCGTATCTTGAATTCTCGGGATTCTTGAGACGTTATAACATCACCTATCAAGAGATGACTGGCGGGACATACAAAGAACTGGGTTCACCCATGAAAAGCCTTAGTGATTCAGAACGTGCATTGCTCCAACAAAAAATTGACCGTATCCATGCGTATTTTATTCAGGAAGTAGCAGACAACCGTAATCTTGATAAAGCCACCGTAAAGGAGATAGCTACTGGAGAGTTCTTTTTAGGTGTTGAGGCCAAAGACCTTGGGTTAGTCGATGTCTTGGGTGGCCAGGATGAAGTCTTCGCTATTCTCGAAGAATCGATCGAGGAAACTCCCCAACTCGTCCGCTATGAGAAAAAGCGTACGCTCTTTGATGTCCTTGGTGAGGTCTTTTCGCAACAGTCATTTTATATAGGTCAGGGCATTGGAACAACATTAGTCAATCAGGCAACTCGTTCTCCCCAAGTACAAATAACAACCTAG
- a CDS encoding aspartate ammonia-lyase, translating into MTFRTEKDSLGELSVPADAYFGIHTQRSLQNFPISGKPWHPKLISAIVQLKLACAQANHELGLLSAEKTTAMVQACHEINEGKFADQFPVDIFQAGSGTSTNMNVNEVIANRANELRGSNKGLKSPVHPHDDVNKGQSTNNVIPSAIRITALDLVNDLLDGLTQLKKELEKKASAFVRVGKAGRTHLQDAVPITLGQEFTAYATAIQKHIERLKQTKTFLCELGIGGNAVGTGINTYPEFRATIIRYLNASPEQSKQKVTEEYKVTSDGIESTQFLTDLAALSGLLNNLAIDLNKIANDLRLMASGPTTGFNEITLPAVEPGSSIMPGKINPSIPEAMNMVCYRVMGNNVTITMAATAGNLELNTHMPLIGNTLLESLEILTNAVRIFTNKCIIGITVNKEQCAWYFEHSLAVGTAFNPYLGYDLVAALVKEARRTGIPLKDLVVEKNLLNKEKVAAILDPESLTRPNLPKDLPQKDRENHKS; encoded by the coding sequence ATCCACACGCAACGTTCTCTCCAGAATTTTCCCATTAGTGGCAAACCGTGGCATCCAAAGCTGATCTCGGCTATTGTCCAACTGAAGTTAGCATGCGCCCAGGCAAACCATGAGCTTGGTCTCTTGAGTGCTGAGAAAACAACAGCCATGGTGCAGGCATGCCATGAGATCAACGAAGGAAAATTTGCCGACCAATTCCCTGTAGATATTTTTCAGGCAGGTTCAGGGACAAGCACGAATATGAATGTCAATGAAGTTATTGCTAATCGTGCCAATGAACTCAGGGGAAGTAACAAAGGCCTGAAAAGTCCCGTGCATCCTCATGATGATGTCAATAAAGGCCAATCGACGAATAATGTTATTCCTTCAGCTATACGAATAACCGCCCTTGATTTGGTTAATGACTTACTCGATGGCTTAACACAACTCAAAAAAGAACTGGAGAAAAAAGCATCTGCTTTTGTACGGGTAGGTAAGGCAGGACGAACCCACCTCCAGGATGCTGTTCCCATTACCTTAGGTCAGGAATTTACCGCCTATGCTACTGCCATACAAAAACACATCGAACGACTGAAACAGACCAAAACCTTTCTCTGCGAATTAGGAATTGGAGGAAATGCCGTTGGTACAGGGATTAACACCTATCCTGAATTTCGCGCTACGATTATTCGCTATCTCAATGCATCACCAGAACAGAGTAAACAGAAGGTAACCGAAGAATATAAAGTAACCAGTGATGGTATTGAAAGCACGCAGTTCTTAACTGATCTTGCTGCGCTCTCTGGCTTACTGAATAACCTTGCCATTGATCTCAACAAAATAGCCAATGATTTACGCTTAATGGCTTCTGGTCCGACAACTGGATTTAATGAAATCACCCTTCCTGCGGTTGAACCAGGATCCTCAATAATGCCGGGAAAGATCAACCCAAGCATCCCTGAAGCGATGAATATGGTCTGCTACAGAGTGATGGGAAATAATGTAACCATAACCATGGCAGCAACTGCAGGAAACCTTGAGCTTAACACCCATATGCCCTTAATCGGCAATACCCTTCTTGAATCACTTGAAATCCTTACCAATGCAGTTCGCATATTTACGAACAAATGCATTATCGGAATTACCGTTAATAAAGAACAGTGTGCATGGTACTTCGAGCATTCTCTCGCAGTAGGTACGGCCTTTAATCCCTACCTTGGGTATGACCTTGTTGCTGCATTGGTCAAAGAAGCTCGTCGTACAGGAATCCCACTGAAAGACTTGGTTGTTGAGAAAAACCTCTTGAACAAAGAGAAAGTAGCAGCCATCCTTGATCCAGAGAGCTTAACCCGGCCAAATCTGCCAAAAGATCTCCCACAAAAGGATAGAGAAAACCACAAGAGCTAG